In Marinobacterium sp. LSUCC0821, the DNA window TGTACGGAATTGAGATCGTGAAACAGGTACCCGAGCCAACTCTGGACTCTACAGAGAGTGAGCCTGCATGCTCTTCAATGATTTTATTTGCAATGGATAGACCCAACCCAGTCCCCTCACCTACCGGCTTGGTGGTATAGAAAGGCTCAAAGAGTCGCGACAGTACCGATTCATCCATACCACAGCCATTATCAGCGATGGTAATAACTACGGATTGCTGTGTGACTTTGGATCCAACCGTTAACACCGCTTTGGCCGTATCTTTAAGTGCGTGCACTGCATTCATCATAATATTGAGAAAGACCTGATTGATCTCACCCGGATTACATTTAACCATTGGCAGCTCAGACAACTTTAGATCAACAGAGGTCGATCCTTTAAGCTCATGCTGAAGTAGCTTAAGAGTTGAGCGAATACCCTCATTAAGATCTGCAGGAACGCGAGAGGCACGATCCATACGACCAAAACTCTTAAGGCTCTGCACAATCTCTACCACGCGGCCTACACCCTCTTGGGTATCTTGCATCATCGATGGCAGTTCAGCATTGATGTAGTGCAGATCTTGCTGGTAGATCCTCGCCAACAACTCAGAGTCTGGATCAGCTTGTTGCAGTTGCGCCACAAGCTGGGCAAAGGCTCGGCTGTATTGCTCTGCATGCGTAGTAAGCGATTCAACATTCGCCGTAACGAATGCAAGTGGGTTGTTGATCTCATGGGCTACACCGGAGATAAGTGTTCCCAAAGAGGCAAGTTTTTCAAATTGGATAATCGCATCCTGATGGCCTTGCAGCTCAGCAATACTCTTCTCCAACTCTTGGTTCTTTTTAAAGAGCTCGCGCGAACGACGTTCAACGACAGACTCTGCCGCGATACGCGCTTCTCGCTCACGTTCATAAGCCTGTTTGTAAAGCTCTAACTCTTCGCTCATGCCTGTGCTTCTATAACCAATTCGCAATGATCTGAACCGCGATGCATGCAGATATCGTGGCTAATAGTAATCGGCGTATTAAAGTGGCTTGCAGCCCCCTGAACCAATCCTTCTGCCAGAATACATAATTTACGAGGCGAGCGGTATTGCATGCGCAAAACAGAGCCTGGTGCCTGACTACAATCAATTTGGGGCAAATTCACTTCACTGTAGAGCTTCTTAACCTCAAGGTGAATAACTGAGTCTATGCTCTCTAAGAAGGAGAAAAGATCGGGGGGTGTCTCAACAAACTCTGGGTAACGTTTTGCCAACTGCTGAAACATGAACTCGCCAAAACTACGCACTAGATCTGGCATTGGCACATCTAAAGTTTCAGAGACTGCATGCACTAGCGTAAAGAGCTCTGCATCTTCGTAGGTCTCTACTGCCGTATAGGCGCCCTTAACCCCAGATTGAGATAGTAGCTTCTGCCAAAGAGAGATCCCCCCTTTTGCAACAACCATATCCTCAAGAATATTAAAAACAACGCCCTTCATGCCAACCTCTTAATCCACAGATGAACAAGACAGATATGCACTTTGTAACTTCTCATAACTATGGTTACAAATGTGAATTTTAAGTCTTTAGTGTAGACGCTGTTTTCGATTTAGCTAATTTTTATCGCAAAACGAGATAAAAAATTGAACGACCTCGCTGTAACTGCAGTAATAGTTGATTCGCGGTAGTACTCATCTCACCACGCAGCCCTTCAAGATCCGTAACGCGACGACGGTTTACACTTACCACCAGATCACCCTGAGCCATTCCCGCTAAGGCAGCACGAGAGCCGCGAACTACATCAACCACAACAACGCTCTTGCCATCACTACTCATGCCAAAAGATGCCCCCTCAAGGAGCTTGTGGAGATTGGTTGCACTTCGCTCAACCTGAGGAGCATGAGCAATTCTCAACGAAACTCTTTTTTGCTTGCCGTTCTGAATCAAATCAACTGAGATAGCGTCGCCTTTAGCAGAGAAAGCGACCAAATTGCGAAGCTGCGCTGCATCAGTGACAGGCTTACCATCCATGGCAAGAATGAGGTCACCGACCTTAATTCCAGCTTTTGCAGCTGGGGAGCCCTCAATTACATTGGCTACGATAACGCCATTTTGGCCGTTTTTGAGATCAAAGGCCTGGCGCAAGTCGCTATCCAAAACCTGGACTTCAAGACCCGCCCAACCTCGTTTCACCTCTCCGTTATCCAACAGTTGATCCGCTACCTGGCGCATCATGTTGGATGGGATCGCAAAACCTATACCGACGTTGCCACCACTGGGTGCTAAAATCGCAGTATTGATTCCCACCAACTCACCGTTTAGATCGACCAACGCACCACCCGAGTTACCAGGGTTAATCGATGCGTCTGTCTGAATAAAGTTCTCGTAACCCTCAATACCTAGGCCCGAACGGCCAATGGCGCTTACCACTCCCGTTGTAATCGTCTGACCTAGACCGAAGGGATTGCCGATCGCAACCACAAAATCCCCTACCCGAACGCCGCTCGAGTTACGAATCTTCAACTCACTGAGGTTCTCTCCCTCTATATCCAGTACGGCAATATCAACTTCAGGATCTGCGCCAATGAGAGATGCCTTAAACGTTCGCCCATCGGTCAAACCAACCACGATCTCATCCGCCCCTTTGATCACGTGAAAGTTGGTGATGATGGTCCCCTTCTTAGCATCGACAATCACCCCAGACCCCGCACTGGTCTGGCTACGGCGCTGTTCCGGAACAAAACGGTCTTGAGGGATGTTAAAGAAGTGTTTGAAGAATGGGTCATTCAACAGCGGATTTACCACCTGCCGCGTCGAGAAGGTTGCGATATTCACAACTGCAGGGTTTACACGCTCAAGCATCGGCGCGATAGATGGCAAACCTTTACCCTGCGAATCAGTTACAGGGAGTGCTGAGTGTGCAAGTGGCGTAAAAACAAATGAAGCTAGCAACAGAGCAATAGATGGACGCATAGATACCTCTCAAAAGCCTTAACAATTAAATATGAACAGATATAGGTGAATTCAAGCTGAAGCTTTTGCAGTCCAGGTTATATCATTGAAAATCTGGCGCGAAATTGAAGATGGCGAACCGCTTTGCGGTTCTTTCGCGGCTTCTTGCTACGCAAGAATGCGCTCCTACGGTCTATTTCCAGGGTCGCGTAGGAGCGTATTGGAGCGAAGCGACAAGCCGCGATCAAACCGCAATAGCGGTTTGTAAGTCGTTCAGCGTCTTCCAGGGTCATGTAGGAGCTAGCCTATAAGGCGAAGCGACCGTTTATTAATTCGCGTCGCCCTTTGGGCTAGCTACTACAGTCTGTCGAATGTGGGGTCAGACAAAAGTTCGGACACCGTTTTAACATTTAGCATCGAGCTAAATGTTAAAACCTATCAATCCCAGAGGCGACACGAAGCGCTTTGTTACGCAGGGGTTTTGCGAAACCTGCAGCACCTAGCAGTAGATTGCGCGCCACTTTAAGCGACGTTTGATGGTTGGAAAATGCACGGTAGAAGAAGTCCATCGTCTGCATCATCAAAAGATTGGCCTTACGACGACGATTCTCGTATCTCTTCAGAACGGCCAAGGATCCAGGCGACTCACCCTGCCCTATAGCTTCAAGGATTACCTCTGCGAAGACTTCAACATCCTGAAAGCCGAGATTAACTCCCTGACCTGCAAGCGGATTGATCTGATGTGCGGCATCCCCTAACAGCGCTACACCCTCGGCAACGTAGTGCTGAGCGTGCATTCGACGTAGTGGGAATGCAGCACGACCATGTATCGCTTCTATTGCACCTAAGCGTGCTGGGAAGCTGTGAAGGATCTCTTGCTGAAGAGATAGTAAATCCATAGCTAACAGAGCCTGCACACGCTCAGGAGAGTCATACCAGACAAGCGATGCGTTGTTTCCCGGTAGTGGTAGCAGTGCTCTAGGACCCGAGGGGTTAAATTGTTGCCAGGTGATGTCCTGTTGAGAATCTGCTGTCGCGACATTGATCACCATCGCCATCTGGCCATAGTCCCACTGATGAGCGCCGAGCGCTGCAGCTTGTCGAACCATCGACTCACCGCCATCGCCTGCCACTAACAGGCGCGCAATAAGCGACTCACCCGAGTCGAGCTCGACCAGAGTTGCACCCGCTGAGTAGTCGATTGATACAACGCCATCCGTGATGAGCGTTACCTGCTCACAGAGCGCTAGTTTATCGAGAAGTGCACGTTGGATAAGGCGGTTTTCAACTATATAACCCAGTTGATCAAGTCCAATTTCAGCAGAGTTAAACTCAGTCGCACAGGCGCGAGCCGCTTTGCCTATAAGCCCTTCGGCATCTTCATCTAACTCCCAAACACGCATACGACGATATGGGCAGGCGCGCTGTGCAGTAATTGTCTTCCAAACATCTAAACGATCCAGCAGTTCGATAGAAGCTGGACTGAGTGCCGAGACACGAAGATCTAAGGGTTGATCAACAGAGAAGGATTCTGGAAGGTTGCGCTCCAAAAGCGCGATATTAAGGGAGCTATCAGCGAGGGCCAGTGCTGTTGCAGCACCGACCATCCCGCCACCAACAATAACTAGATCGTACTGTTGATTCATTCTGCCCCCAGCGTTTAGACGCTTAGTTTCTCGAGACCACCCATGTAAGGTTTCAACACTTCAGGAACACGCACGCTACCATCAGCCTCTTGATAGTTCTCAAGCACTGCAACCAGAGTACGGCCCACTGCAAGTCCTGA includes these proteins:
- a CDS encoding sensor histidine kinase; amino-acid sequence: MSEELELYKQAYEREREARIAAESVVERRSRELFKKNQELEKSIAELQGHQDAIIQFEKLASLGTLISGVAHEINNPLAFVTANVESLTTHAEQYSRAFAQLVAQLQQADPDSELLARIYQQDLHYINAELPSMMQDTQEGVGRVVEIVQSLKSFGRMDRASRVPADLNEGIRSTLKLLQHELKGSTSVDLKLSELPMVKCNPGEINQVFLNIMMNAVHALKDTAKAVLTVGSKVTQQSVVITIADNGCGMDESVLSRLFEPFYTTKPVGEGTGLGLSIANKIIEEHAGSLSVESRVGSGTCFTISIPYIA
- a CDS encoding heme NO-binding domain-containing protein, whose amino-acid sequence is MKGVVFNILEDMVVAKGGISLWQKLLSQSGVKGAYTAVETYEDAELFTLVHAVSETLDVPMPDLVRSFGEFMFQQLAKRYPEFVETPPDLFSFLESIDSVIHLEVKKLYSEVNLPQIDCSQAPGSVLRMQYRSPRKLCILAEGLVQGAASHFNTPITISHDICMHRGSDHCELVIEAQA
- a CDS encoding Do family serine endopeptidase translates to MRPSIALLLASFVFTPLAHSALPVTDSQGKGLPSIAPMLERVNPAVVNIATFSTRQVVNPLLNDPFFKHFFNIPQDRFVPEQRRSQTSAGSGVIVDAKKGTIITNFHVIKGADEIVVGLTDGRTFKASLIGADPEVDIAVLDIEGENLSELKIRNSSGVRVGDFVVAIGNPFGLGQTITTGVVSAIGRSGLGIEGYENFIQTDASINPGNSGGALVDLNGELVGINTAILAPSGGNVGIGFAIPSNMMRQVADQLLDNGEVKRGWAGLEVQVLDSDLRQAFDLKNGQNGVIVANVIEGSPAAKAGIKVGDLILAMDGKPVTDAAQLRNLVAFSAKGDAISVDLIQNGKQKRVSLRIAHAPQVERSATNLHKLLEGASFGMSSDGKSVVVVDVVRGSRAALAGMAQGDLVVSVNRRRVTDLEGLRGEMSTTANQLLLQLQRGRSIFYLVLR
- a CDS encoding FAD-dependent oxidoreductase, yielding MNQQYDLVIVGGGMVGAATALALADSSLNIALLERNLPESFSVDQPLDLRVSALSPASIELLDRLDVWKTITAQRACPYRRMRVWELDEDAEGLIGKAARACATEFNSAEIGLDQLGYIVENRLIQRALLDKLALCEQVTLITDGVVSIDYSAGATLVELDSGESLIARLLVAGDGGESMVRQAAALGAHQWDYGQMAMVINVATADSQQDITWQQFNPSGPRALLPLPGNNASLVWYDSPERVQALLAMDLLSLQQEILHSFPARLGAIEAIHGRAAFPLRRMHAQHYVAEGVALLGDAAHQINPLAGQGVNLGFQDVEVFAEVILEAIGQGESPGSLAVLKRYENRRRKANLLMMQTMDFFYRAFSNHQTSLKVARNLLLGAAGFAKPLRNKALRVASGIDRF